The following proteins come from a genomic window of Trifolium pratense cultivar HEN17-A07 linkage group LG4, ARS_RC_1.1, whole genome shotgun sequence:
- the LOC123923996 gene encoding berberine bridge enzyme-like 21, translating to MAKTKPISLTFFLLSVFFSATFAAPTPSQSLYTSFLQCLKQNNTDPTISNIVFPQTNPSFSTVLQNYIRNARFNTSSTPKPLIIVTPKNPSQVQSTVICAKNVKIQIKIRSGGHDYEGISYVNHSPFIILDMFNLRTINVDIKNEVAYIQAGSTLGEVYYRIYEKSKVHGFPAGVCPTVGVGGHISGGGYGTMLRKFGLSVDNVIDAEIVDVKGRLLNRKSMGEDLFWAIRGGGGASFGVVLSYTIKLVPVPATVTVFRIEKTLDEGATDLVVQWQQVAPTTDDRIFMRLLLQPITSKVAKGTKTIRASVVAMFLGGADEVVEILGKEFPLLGLKKQDCIELSWINAVIWYNDADAFTSGAKPESLLDRNVNSASPGKRKSDYVQKPISKEALELIWKKMIELGKVGFVFNPYGGKMAKIPADATPFPHRTDLFKVQFSVNWKDPSPNATLGFLEQAKTLYSFMTPYVSKNPRSAYINYRDLDIGINSFGKNSYQEGQVYGAKYFNNNFDRLVKIKTAVDPDNFFRNEQSIPVHP from the coding sequence ATGGCAAAAACAAAACCAATATCTCTAACCTTTTTTCTTCTAAGTGTTTTCTTTTCTGCAACATTTGCAGCACCAACACCATCACAATCCTTGTACACGTCTTTCCTTCAATGTCTCAAACAAAACAACACTGATCCAACAATCTCTAACATTGTTTTCCCCCAAACAAACCCTTCATTTTCCACTGTCCTTCAAAATTACATCAGAAACGCACGTTTCAACACATCCTcaactccaaaaccattaatcATAGTTACTCCAAAAAACCCATCACAGGTTCAATCTACTGTTATCTGTGCCAAAAATGTCAAGATTCAGATCAAAATCAGAAGTGGTGGACATGATTATGAAGGTATTTCTTATGTAAATCACTCACCCTTTATCATCCTTGATATGTTTAATCTAAGAACAATCAATGTTGATATAAAAAATGAAGTTGCTTATATTCAAGCCGGTTCGACACTTGGTGAAGTTTATTATAGAATTTATGAAAAGAGTAAAGTTCATGGTTTTCCTGCTGGTGTGTGTCCAACTGTTGGTGTTGGTGGTCACATCAGTGGTGGAGGGTATGGTACAATGTTGCGAAAATTCGGTCTTTCTGTTGATAATGTTATTGATGCCGAAATTGTTGATGTTAAAGGTAGGCTTTTGAATAGGAAATCAATGGGAGAAGATCTTTTTTGGGCTATACGAGGTGGTGGGGGTGCTAGTTTTGGTGTTGTTTTATCGTACACTATTAAATTAGTACCGGTTCCTGCAACCGTTACTGTTTTTCGTATTGAGAAAACCTTGGATGAGGGTGCTACTGATCTTGTTGTCCAATGGCAACAAGTTGCTCCGACTACCGATGATAGGATTTTTATGAGGCTTCTTTTACAGCCTATAACTTCTAAGGTTGCTAAAGGAACAAAAACTATTAGGGCTTCTGTTGTTGCTATGTTCCTTGGCGGGGCCGATGAAGTTGTCGAGATTTTGGGGAAAGAATTTCCACTTTTGGGATTGAAGAAACAAGATTGTATTGAATTAAGTTGGATTAATGCTGTTATTTGGTATAATGATGCTGATGCTTTCACTAGTGGCGCAAAACCGGAGAGTCTTTTGGATAGGAATGTTAATTCAGCGAGTCCCGGTAAGAGAAAATCTGATTATGTGCAAAAACCTATTTCAAAAGAAGCTttagaattgatatggaagaagATGATCGAGTTAGGGAAAGTTGGATTTGTTTTTAACCCTTATGGCGGAAAAATGGCTAAGATTCCGGCCGATGCAACTCCCTTTCCTCACCGTACCGATTTGTTCAAAGTTCAATTTTCAGTGAATTGGAAAGATCCATCACCTAATGCAACATTAGGTTTTTTGGAACAAGCTAAGACACTTTATAGTTTCATGACACCTTATGTGTCAAAGAATCCAAGAAGTGCTTATATAAATTATAGAGATCTTGATATTGGGATTAATAGTTTTGGTAAGAATAGTTATCAAGAAGGTCAAGTTTATGGTGCTAAATacttcaataataattttgataggTTGGTTAAGATTAAGACTGCAGTTGATCCAGACAACTTTTTCAGGAATGAACAAAGTATTCCTGTTCACCCTTGA
- the LOC123919677 gene encoding 110 kDa U5 small nuclear ribonucleoprotein component CLO, whose amino-acid sequence MDDSLYDEFGNYIGPEIESDQDSDREEDDDNEEPGEEDSRAVESDGEGPSNGWLTTGGSNDTDMLDNQVVLAEDKKYYPTAEEVYGEDVETLVMDEDDQPLEQPIIKPVKNKKFEVGVKDSSTYVSSQFMLGLMSNPSLSRNVALVGHLQHGKTVFMDMLVEQTHHMSTFDSQSEKHMRYTDTRVDEQERRISIKAVPMSLVLEDSNSKSYLCNIMDAPGHVNFSDEMTAALRLADGAVLVVDAGEGVMVNTERAIRHAIQERLPIVVVMNKVDRLITELKLPPKDAYHKLRHTLEVINDHIKVASSVAGDVQLIDPVAGNVCFASGTAGWSFTLQSFAKMYGKLHGVPLEANKFASRLWGDFYYHPDTRAFKKKPPVGGAERSFVEFVLEPLYKIYSQVIGEHKKSVETTLAELGVTLSNAAYRLNVRPLLRLACSSVFGSASGFTDMLVQHIPSPREAAVKKVDHIYTGPKDSPIYKAMTQCDSSGPLMVNITKLYPKSDCSVFDAFGRVYSGTLQTGQSVRVLGEGYSPDDEEDMTVKEVTKLWVYQARDRMPISEAPPGSWVLIEGVDASIMKTATLCNMDFGEDVYIFRPLLFNTLSVVKTATEPLNPSELPKMVEGLRKISKSYPLAVTKVEESGEHTILGTGELYLDSIMKDLRELYSEVEVKVADPVVSFCETVVESSSMKCFAETPNKKNKITMIAEPLERGLAVDIENGGVSTDWNRKKLGEFFQTKYDWDLLAARSIWAFGPDKQGPNILLDDTLPTEVDKSLLNAVKDSIVQGFQWGAREGPLCDEPIRNVKFKIVDARIAPEPLHRGSGQIIPTARRVAYSAFLMATPRLMEPVYYVEIQTPIDCVSAIYTVLSRRRGHVTGDVPQPGTPAYLVKAYLPVIESFGFETDLRYHTQGQAFCQSVFDHWAIVPGDPLDKSIVLRPLEPAPIQHLAREFMVKTRRRKGMSEDVSIGKFFDEAMMVELAQQAADLHQQMI is encoded by the exons ATGGATGACAGCTTATACGACGAATTCGGTAACTACATCGGACCCGAAATCGAGTCCGACCAAGACTCCGATAGGGAAGAAGATGACGACAACGAAGAACCCGGCGAAGAAGACAGCAGAGCCGTCGAATCCGACGGCGAAGGTCCATCAAACGGATGGCTAACAACCGGCGGCTCCAACGACACAGACATGCTCGATAATCAAGTAGTCCTCGCAGAAGACAAAAAGTATTACCCAACCGCCGAAGAAGTTTACGGCGAAGATGTTGAAACCCTAGTTATGGATGAAGATGATCAACCTCTAGAACAACCAATTATCAAACCAGTGAAAAACAAGAAATTCGAAGTAGGTGTTAAAGATTCTTCAACTTATGTTTCATCTCAGTTTATGTTAGGGTTAATGTCGAATCCTTCGTTATCGAGGAATGTGGCATTGGTGGGTCATTTGCAGCATGGGAAGACGGTGTTTATGGATATGCTTGTTGAACAGACTCATCATATGTCTACTTTTGATTCTCAGAGTGAGAAACATATGAGGTATACTGATACTAGGGTTGATGAACAAGAGAGGAGGATTTCTATTAAAGCTGTTCCGATGTCGCTTGTGTTGGAAGATAGTAATTCCAAGTCTTATTTGTGTAACATTATGGATGCTCCTGGTCATGTTAACTTTTCTGATGAAATGACTGCTGCATTGAGGCTTGCTGATGGTGCTGTTCTGGTTGTTGATGCCGGCGAAGGAGTCATG GTAAACACAGAGAGGGCAATTCGTCATGCAATTCAGGAGCGGTTGCCTATTGTTGTTGTAATGAACAAG GTTGACAGACTCATAACTGAACTTAAACTACCTCCAAAAGATGCTTACCATAAATTGAGGCATACTTTGGAAGTCATTAATGATCACATAAAGGTTGCGTCCTCAGTTGCCGGTGATGTCCAACTTATAGATCCAGTTGCTGGAAATGTTTGTTTTGCAAGTGGTACTGCTGGATGGTCATTTACATTGCAATCATTTGCTAAAATGTATGGGAAGCTACATGGAGTTCCATTGGAAGCTAATAAATTTGCTTCCCGCCTTTGGGGTGACTTCTATTATCATCCAGATACTAGAGCCTTCAAAAAGAAACCCCCCGTAGGTGGTGCGGAACGATCTTTTGTTGAGTTTGTGCTCGAGCCACTTTACAAGATATATAGCCAAGTGATTGGAGAACATAAAAAGAGTGTTGAGACAACCCTTGCTGAACTTGGAGTCACTCTAAGTAATGCAGCCTACAGATTGAATGTTAGACCTTTGCTAAGGCTGGCATGTAGCTCTGTTTTTGGTTCAGCTTCTGGTTTCACTGATATGCTTGTTCAGCATATACCTTCACCAAGAGAAGCTGCAGTTAAGAAAGTTGATCATATATATACCGGACCTAAAGACTCGCCCATTTACAAAGCAATGACACAATGTGATTCTTCTGGTCCACTAATGGTTAATATAACCAAATTGTATCCAAAATCTGATTGTAGTGTATTTGATGCTTTTGGTAGAGTTTATAGTGGCACGTTACAGACAGGACAGTCCGTCCGTGTTCTAGGAGAAGGATACTCACCGGATGATGAGGAGGACATGACTGTAAAAGAAGTAACAAAGTTGTGGGTTTATCAAGCTCGCGACAGGATGCCAATATCTGAGGCTCCTCCAGGTTCTTGGGTTTTAATTGAAGGTGTGGATGCTTCAATAATGAAAACTGCAACTCTTTGTAATATGGATTTTGGTGAGGATGTATACATATTCAGGCCCCTTCTGTTCAACACTCTATCAGTGGTGAAAACAGCCACTGAGCCATTAAATCCAAGCGAGTTGCCAAAAATGGTGGAGGGTCTGAGGAAAATTAGCAAGAGTTATCCTTTAGCGGTTACTAAAGTTGAGGAGTCTGGGGAACACACTATATTAGGGACCGGTGAACTGTACTTGGATTCAATTATGAAGGACTTGAGAGAGCTATACTCTGAAGTCGAAGTCAAG GTAGCAGATCCTGTTGTCTCATTTTGTGAAACAGTTGTTGAATCTTCATCCATGAAATGTTTCGCTGAAACACCAAACAAGAAGAATAAAATAACAATG ATTGCCGAGCCACTAGAAAGAGGTCTAGCAGTAGACATAGAGAATGGTGGTGTTAGCACTGACTGGAACAGAAAGAAACTGGGTGAATTTTTTCAAACTAAATATGACTGGGATCTTCTTGCTGCACGGTCAATCTGGGCATTTGGCCCTGATAAGCAG GGCCCCAATATTCTGTTAGATGATACCCTTCCTACTGAAGTCGACAAGAGCCTGCTTAATGCGGTGAAGGATTCCATTGTTCAGGG ATTTCAATGGGGCGCACGAGAAGGACCTTTGTGTGATGAGCCCATCAGAAATGTTAAATTTAAGATTGTTGATGCAAGGATTGCTCCTGAGCCACTTCACCGTGGATCTGGCCAGATCATTCCAACAGCACGGCGAGTGGCTTATTCAGCTTTCCTTATGGCTACCCCTCGGCTTATGGAACCAGTATATTATGTAGAG ATTCAAACACCAATAGATTGTGTATCTGCGATCTACACTGTGCTGTCTCGTAGGCGTGGACATGTCACTGGTGATGTTCCTCAACCAGGCACCCCTGCTTATCTTGTTAAG GCATATTTGCCCGTGATAGAATCTTTTGGTTTTGAGACGGACTTGAGATACCATACGCAAGGTCAAGCATTTTGTCAATCAGTTTTTGATCATTGGGCTATTGTTCCAGGAGATCCTCTAGACAAAAGCATTGTTTTGCGCCCACTTGAACCAGCACCAATCCAGCATCTTGCCCGTGAGTTTATGGTAAAAACAAGGCGTAGGAAG GGAATGAGTGAGGATGTAAGTATAGGCAAGTTCTTTGATGAGGCTATGATGGTGGAACTCGCACAGCAGGCTGCAGATCTTCATCAACAAATGATATGA
- the LOC123924020 gene encoding probable protein phosphatase 2C 27 has product MCVQEGEQVDQDNNMEELDNRRISWPLHCDLLHTQMDNSEKDSSFRISSDHISAVNSFPLESICEDSEIADKKQNLINFVPMLRSGEWSDIGGRPYMEDTHICIGDLAKKFGYNVISDEAISFYGVFDGHGGKSAAQFVRDHLPRVIVEDADFPLELEKVVTRSFLETDSEFAKTCSIDSSLSSGTTALTAIIFGRSLLVANAGDCRAVLSRGGSAIEMSKDHRPLCMKERMRIESLGGFVDDGYLNGQLGVTRALGNWHLEGMKEMSGRGGPLSAEPELKLTTLTKGDEFLIIGSDGIWDVFRSQNAVDFARRKLQQHNDVKQCCKEIIGEAIKRGATDNLTVVMVCFQSNPPPPLVVERPRVRRSISAEGLQNLKCLLEG; this is encoded by the exons ATGTGTGTGCAAGAGGGTGAACAAGTTGATCAAGATAACAATATGGAAGAACTTGATAATAGAAGAATTTCATGGCCTTTGCATTGTGATCTCTTACATACCCAGATGGATAATTCAGAAAAAGACTCTTCTTTTAGAATTTCTAGTGACCATATTAGTGCTGTTAATTCATTTCCT CTGGAAAGCATTTGTGAGGATTCAGAGATTGCAGACAAAAAACAGAACCTGATAAATTTCGTCCCTATGCTTCGGTCGGGGGAGTGGTCTGATATTGGAGGTCGACCTTATATGGAGGATACTCACATATGCATTGGAGACTTGGCAAAGAAATTTGGTTATAATGTAATCAGCGACGAAGCTATTTCCTTTTATGGT GTATTTGATGGACATGGTGGGAAGAGTGCTGCACAATTTGTTCGCGATCATCTGCCGAGGGTGATTGTTGAGGATGCTGACTTCCCTCTTGAACTTGAGAAGGTGGTAACAAGGTCATTTTTGGAGACTGATTCAGAGTTTGCAAAAACATGCTCTATTGACTCTTCTCTATCTTCTGGTACAACTGCATTGACTGCAATTATATTTGGAAG GTCTTTACTTGTGGCCAATGCCGGGGACTGCCGCGCTGTTTTGTCCCGAGGCGGATCAGCTATAGAAATGTCCAAAGATCACAGGCCATTATGCATGAAAGAAAGAATGAGGATTGAGTCGCTTGGTGGATTTGTTGACGATGGTTACTTGAATGGACAGTTAGGTGTCACGCGTGCTCTAGGCAACTGGCATCTCGAAGGAATGAAGGAAATGAGTGGAAGAGGTGGACCTTTGAGTGCTGAACCAGAACTTAAATTGACGACATTGACAAAAGGTGACGAGTTTTTGATAATTGGTAGTGATGGAATATGGGATGTTTTTCGTAGCCAAAATGCCGTAGATTTTGCTAGGAGGAAGCTTCAACAGCATAACGATGTGAAACAATGTTGCAAGGAAATAATAGGAGAAGCAATAAAGAGAGGCGCGACAGATAATTTAACTGTTGTAATGGTTTGTTTTCAATCAAATCCACCACCACCTTTGGTTGTTGAAAGGCCTAGAGTCAGAAGAAGCATATCTGCTGAGGGACTTCAGAATCTTAAATGCCTTTTAGAAGGATAG